A part of Aspergillus oryzae RIB40 DNA, chromosome 7 genomic DNA contains:
- a CDS encoding PX domain protein (predicted protein): MDTPDDAPFQPSEPDLPDQASAAEQQAGPNNHGSNTAQSKELVDFVIGFLSTASNEVLLVVFAGLVGVTYILLGRLGLLLIGVASGIVLHASWEGASTHSSGHELNCRLPRRRETGLDIAHRLLDWPERNTSGIGLSHDNIQKVLHDVAQIEPDYTSFRPGTAAALESLTDAVIRDYVNCWYEPILPFERSFPLSCRRTLISFITSVSTHLSRKRAADTFLEFLTNSSSILIVFLNELSTAFETIGPTMTPEQTIQRYLELSPESSLANVLAGQQQHKKLNLIADDILASFLDPKAYALPPLRDFLREILAGVVLESIISSLSRPEFINGWIIHLLNEGESEIMSAIDAGVEGARTNSITTAKGSKEVNMPLSMSLNERKLGSETAHIDKATEEAMAEAKRLSAMIAAQDLQHQNAEQLVYGDSQIPFFSSGEALISQSNHGKESVEYDTRTQPVFENVNAKRTQKMQESASENAFELSPARRPPSLSSLHSASSLSLNQTSDNDIHTTLTLHRASITVDDGLDPGDETLLRSKPISNYLVQIEPASACCTGWMVFRNYTDFESLHETLETISRLSGVQKFKDDHPILPDWKGQTKQALARSLERYLQDALQNESLAESERMKRFLKKGGSLGPASAGTSPKAGFSFPSQASLENVGKGVLGVLANAPKGVSDGSKAVFGGMTGVFGVKSIKKTSSNLISNSHNQNIHTPTQPNEPPPRKSDDAGNLRRHSLEPYTGMYDARLSSRSQRHSSPLFETASGTTAVKGGKPCQDIPLDSLAENAEGSLQALAAETERVAPSSSLDPRHHDSLKLSHSSGRRREEDTSTQIEERANTAAQNSSDGRGSPITQEETRIAVELLFAVINELYTLSSAWNIRRTLLNAAKSYILRPGNPSLETIRGLLQGSIIESNTSDEALGLYITKLRENVFPTEAELKSWPSAPNDAEKERLRETARKAFVQKGLPQALTSVMGAAASREALEKVFDSLQVPIIARGLVFSVLIQALRSVIF; this comes from the exons ATGGACACTCCCGATGATGCTCCTTTTCAGCCAAGTGAACCTGACCTCCCCGACCAAGCAAGTGCTGCAGAACAACAAGCCGGCCCAAACAACCATGGGTCCAATACAGCGCAGTCAAAAGAGCTTGTTGATTTCGTCATTGGTTTCCTTTCTACTGCTAGCAATGAAGTTCTGCTCGTCGTCTTTGCTGGCTTGGTAGGCGTAACATATATTCTTCTGGGAAGACTTGGCCTACTCCTTATTGGGGTAGCCAGTGGCATTGTCCTACATGCGTCATGGGAGGGGGCGAGTACTCATTCCTCTGGGCATGAATTGAATTGCCGACTTCctaggagaagagaaacggGCTTGGATATAGCTCATAGGTTGCTTGATTGGCCGGAACGCAATACCTCAGGAATTGGATTAAGCCACGATAACATCCAGAAGGTTTTACATGACGTGGCTCAAATAGAACCAGACTACACTTCTTTTCGTCCAGGGACAGCTGCCGCGTTGGAATCATTGACCGACGCGGTGATCAGGGACTATGTCAA TTGTTGGTATGAACCGATCTTGCCGTTCGAGAGGTCGTTTCCTCTCTCCTGCCGGAGGACATTGATCAGCTTTATCACCTCTGTGTCAACACACCTCTCACGTAAACGGGCAGCAGACACTTTCTTGGAATTCCTCACAAATTCATCCTCCATATTAATCGTATTCTTGAATGAACTGTCTACAGCTTTTGAGACCATTGGACCCACTATGACGCCCGAGCAAACTATCCAGCGTTACCTAGAATTGTCGCCGGAGAGCAGTTTAGCAAATGTCTTAGCAGGCCAACAACAGCATAAGAAACTCAATTTGATAGCGGACGATATATTGGCCAGCTTTTTGGACCCGAAAGCCTACGCGCTGCCTCCTCTAAGGGATTTCCTTCGCGAAATCTTAGCCGGTGTTGTCCTCGAATCCATCATCTCGAGTCTATCACGTCCAGAGTTTATCAATGGATGGATCATTCATCTTCTTAATGAAGGCGAATCTGAAATCATGAGTGCAATTGACGCCGGTGTCGAAGGGGCGCGAACTAATAGTATAACTACAGCCAAGGGTTCCAAAGAAGTAAATATGCCTCTTTCAATGTCATTgaatgaaaggaaactgGGTTCAGAGACTGCCCATATAGATAAGGCAACTGAGGAAGCCATGGCGGAAGCTAAGCGACTAAGTGCCATGATCGCAGCACAAGACTTGCAGCATCAGAATGCTGAGCAGTTGGTATACGGTGATTCTCAAATCCCATTTTTTTCAAGCGGAGAGGCTCTCATTTCACAGTCCAATCATGGGAAGGAAAGTGTTGAGTATGATACTAGAACGCAACCAGTGTTTGAGAATGTGAACGCCAAGCGGACtcagaagatgcaggagTCTGCATCTGAAAATGCATTCGAACTAAGTCCTGCAAGGCGACCCCCCTCGCTGTCTTCGCTACATTCCGCAAGTTCCTTGTCATTGAATCAAACATCGGATAACGACATACATACCACCCTGACTCTCCATCGAGCTTCTATAACGGTAGATGATGGCTTAGATCCGGGAGATGAAACATTGCTGCGATCAAAACCTATATCAAATTATTTAGTCCAAATTGAGCCGGCATCCGCGTGTTGCACAGGATGGATGGTTTTCAGGAACTACACAGACTTCGAGTCACTCCATGAGACATTGGAAACGATTTCAAGATTGAGTGGAGTTCAGAAGTTTAAAGACGATCATCCTATCCTGCCTGACTGGAAAGGGCAGACAAAACAAGCATTGGCGAGGAGCTTGGAGCGATACCTCCAAGATGCCCTTCAAAACGAATCTCTAGCAGAGAGTGAAAGAATGAAGCGGTTCCTTAAGAAGGGTGGAAGTCTTGGCCCTGCATCTGCGGGCACATCCCCAAAGGCtgggttctcttttccgAGTCAGGCTTCCCTCGAAAATGTCGGAAAGGGGGTTCTAGGTGTCTTAGCAAATGCACCAAAAGGCGTTTCCGACGGCAGCAAGGCCGTTTTCGGTGGCATGACCGGGGTATTCGGCGTGAAGTCTATCAAGAAGACTTCATCGAATTTGATTTCAAATAGTCATAATCAGAATATCCATACCCCCACGCAGCCAAATGAGCCCCCTCCGCGCAAGTCTGATGACGCTGGAAATCTGAGACGACATTCCCTGGAGCCATATACTGGAATGTACGATGCTCGGTTATCCTCCAGGTCTCAGAGGCATAGTTCGCCACTATTTGAAACTGCGTCTGGTACCACAGCTGTAAAGGGAGGCAAACCCTGTCAGGACATACCTCTCGATAGCCTGGCAGAAAATGCAGAGGGCTCACTCCAGGCTCTCGCCGCAGAAACAGAGCGAGTTGCTCCTTCCTCTAGCCTGGATCCCAGACATCATGATTCGCTAAAACTATCACACTCGTCGGGTAGGCGCAGGGAGGAAGATACCAGTACCCAAATTGAGGAGCGGGCGAATACTGCTGCGCAAAATAGTTCAGATGGCCGAGGCAGCCCTATAACCCAAGAAGAAACCCGGATAGCTGTGGAACTCCTTTTTGCAGTGATAAATGAATTATATACACTGTCATCTGCCTGGAATATACGCCGGACTCTATTGAATGCGGCCAAATCATACATATTACGCCCCGGGAATCCAAGTTTAGAGACGATTCGCGGCTTGTTACAAGGATCAATAATTGAGTCCAACACCTCTGATGAAGCGCTCGGCTTGTATATCACCAAACTTCGTGAGAATGTCTTCCCAACGGAAGCTGAGTTGAAGTCTTGGCCTTCCGCACCTAACGATGCCGAAAAAGAGCGTCTAAGGGAGACTGCACGAAAAGCTTTCGTGCAGAAAGGGCTGCCACAAGCCTTGACAAGTGTAATGGGAGCAGCTGCCAGTCGTGAAGCTCTCGAGAAGGTATTCGATAGTCTCCAGGTCCCAATAATTGCGCGAGGGCTTGTGTTTTCTGTTCTCATACAGGCATTGAGGTCCGTAATTTTTTAA
- a CDS encoding PaaI family thioesterase (predicted protein), protein MEAPNNAQQYNMGPELQQVQRAWERIRVASPIYAFLLNDIDIYNAEKGVFHSRIQVAPHHLNSKGTLHGVFSACVTDWAGGLAIASYGLDSTGVSTDIHVNYLSTATTGDWLEIEGRANKVGKSLAFTSIIISKRTETGQTTIVAHGTHTKYIRIR, encoded by the coding sequence ATGGAAGCGCCAAACAACGCACAACAATATAATATGGGCCCAGAGCTACAACAAGTCCAGAGAGCCTGGGAGCGTATCCGAGTCGCTAGTCCCATATATGCCTTTCTTCTTAATGATATCGATATTTACAATGCCGAAAAAGGCGTGTTTCACTCTCGCATTCAAGTCGCTCCTCACCACCTTAATTCAAAGGGTACTTTACATGGTGTTTTCTCGGCCTGCGTCACTGACTGGGCAGGCGGATTGGCAATCGCTTCCTATGGCCTTGACTCTACGGGGGTGAGCACAGATATTCATGTCAATTACCTTTCTACGGCGACCACTGGGGACTGGCTGGAGATTGAGGGTCGGGCTAATAAAGTGGGGAAGTCACTTGCTTTCACATCAATCATCATCTCTAAAAGGACCGAGACTGGACAGACAACCATTGTTGCACATGGAACCCATACAAAATATATCAGAATACGATGA